From a single Serratia surfactantfaciens genomic region:
- a CDS encoding DMT family transporter, producing MNMLLLLVAAGMGLVVQNLLMVRITESVSTILITLVINSSVGLLLLMGLLLAKNGLGAVAEVTGAARWWMLLPGLLGSLFVFAGILGYQKLGAATTISILVASQLCMGLLADAYRAGPAALRENLPALFGALLLVAGAYLVAKRSF from the coding sequence ATGAATATGCTGTTGCTGCTGGTGGCGGCGGGGATGGGGCTGGTGGTGCAGAATCTGCTGATGGTGCGCATTACCGAAAGCGTCTCGACCATCCTTATCACGCTGGTGATCAACTCCAGCGTCGGTTTGCTGCTGCTGATGGGGCTGCTGCTGGCCAAAAACGGTCTCGGCGCGGTGGCGGAAGTGACCGGCGCCGCCAGGTGGTGGATGCTGTTGCCGGGGCTGTTGGGATCGCTGTTCGTGTTCGCCGGCATTTTGGGTTACCAAAAGCTGGGGGCGGCGACCACCATCTCGATCCTGGTCGCCAGCCAGCTGTGCATGGGGCTGTTGGCCGATGCCTACCGCGCCGGTCCGGCGGCGCTGCGCGAGAATCTGCCGGCGTTGTTCGGCGCCTTGTTGCTGGTGGCGGGCGCTTATCTGGTGGCGAAACGCAGCTTTTGA
- a CDS encoding GNAT family N-acetyltransferase has translation MIIRNATLNDSAAIAAIYNDAVLNSTAIWNEQTVDAANRATWIGERQAADYPVLVAVNAADEAIGYASFGDWRAWDGYRHTVEHSVYVHQAHRGEGIGKALLLALIARAREIGKHVMVAGIESGNQASIKLHLAQGFHEVGRMEQVGAKFGQWLDLTFLQLKLDERATPPAR, from the coding sequence ATGATTATACGAAATGCGACGCTCAACGACAGCGCGGCGATTGCCGCTATCTATAACGACGCGGTGTTGAACAGCACCGCCATCTGGAATGAACAAACCGTGGATGCGGCCAACCGCGCAACCTGGATCGGCGAACGCCAGGCGGCGGACTACCCGGTGCTGGTGGCGGTGAACGCCGCGGACGAGGCGATCGGCTATGCGTCGTTCGGTGACTGGCGCGCCTGGGACGGCTATCGGCATACCGTGGAACATTCGGTGTATGTCCATCAGGCGCATCGCGGAGAGGGGATTGGCAAAGCGTTGCTGCTGGCGCTGATCGCACGGGCGCGGGAGATCGGCAAGCACGTGATGGTGGCCGGCATTGAATCCGGCAACCAGGCCTCCATCAAACTGCATCTGGCGCAGGGATTCCATGAGGTGGGGCGTATGGAGCAGGTGGGCGCCAAATTCGGCCAATGGCTGGATCTGACCTTCCTGCAGCTGAAGCTGGACGAGCGGGCCACGCCGCCCGCGCGCTGA
- a CDS encoding helix-turn-helix domain-containing protein — protein sequence MNIKLDNLNQLIGARIRIEREARHWSLSDLAERAGVSRAMVHKIERGESSPTAMLLGRLAGAFGLSMSKLIARAETQEGRLLRREEQPMWVDPESGYVRRHVSPRTDLPLDLVRIELPAGAAIPMPASVYAFKRQLIWVLSGELLFVEGEARHEMAEGDCLELGPPADCRFENRSDQPCVYMVAVLSAA from the coding sequence ATGAATATTAAATTAGACAATCTAAATCAGCTGATCGGCGCGCGCATTCGCATTGAACGCGAGGCGCGCCACTGGTCGCTGTCCGATCTGGCCGAACGGGCGGGCGTATCGCGGGCGATGGTTCATAAGATCGAACGCGGCGAGAGCAGCCCGACGGCGATGCTGCTGGGCAGACTGGCGGGCGCGTTCGGTCTCAGCATGTCCAAGCTGATCGCTCGGGCGGAAACGCAGGAAGGCCGACTGCTGCGCCGGGAAGAACAACCGATGTGGGTCGATCCGGAGAGTGGCTACGTGCGGCGCCACGTTTCGCCGCGCACCGATCTGCCGCTCGATCTGGTGCGCATCGAACTGCCGGCCGGCGCGGCGATCCCGATGCCGGCTTCGGTGTATGCGTTCAAGCGTCAGCTAATTTGGGTGTTATCCGGTGAGCTGCTGTTTGTTGAGGGTGAGGCGCGCCACGAAATGGCCGAGGGAGACTGCCTGGAGCTCGGCCCACCGGCGGACTGCCGCTTTGAAAACCGTAGCGACCAACCGTGCGTGTATATGGTGGCGGTACTGAGCGCCGCCTGA
- a CDS encoding DUF2623 family protein: MGDHFGKGLLAGLKAENLQPEAELSRFCSDYKRGFVLGYAHHLAQRCGDENRAAFEAGQLSRAYGLGSEPMSEFFSGGDNRLAEKFFRAGYNRPMQS, encoded by the coding sequence GTGGGGGATCATTTTGGCAAAGGGCTGTTGGCGGGGTTAAAGGCGGAGAATCTGCAGCCGGAGGCGGAGCTGTCGCGCTTTTGCTCCGACTACAAGCGCGGTTTCGTGCTCGGCTATGCGCACCATTTGGCGCAGCGCTGCGGCGACGAGAACCGGGCGGCGTTTGAGGCCGGGCAGCTCAGCCGCGCCTATGGCCTCGGCAGCGAGCCGATGAGCGAGTTCTTCTCTGGCGGCGATAACCGGCTGGCGGAGAAGTTTTTCCGCGCCGGCTATAACCGACCGATGCAAAGTTAA
- a CDS encoding nitroreductase family protein: MSQPRTSDYPIDAQFIERWSPRAIANDAIDDQTLLSFFEAARWSPSAYNIQPWRFAYSKHGSDSWESYLEFLIDFNRGWAQHASALVVIVSKTTSLNGERLVDNPTHAFDTGAAWANLAHQAHLKGWLTHCMSGIHHDKIKAALQLPDDYAVHAMVAIGKPGDKARLPDFLQEKETPSGRLPLGKTVSEGLNFTL; the protein is encoded by the coding sequence ATGAGCCAGCCAAGAACTTCCGATTACCCGATTGATGCACAATTTATTGAACGCTGGTCGCCGCGTGCCATAGCCAACGACGCCATCGACGATCAGACGCTGCTCAGCTTCTTTGAAGCGGCGCGCTGGTCGCCTTCGGCCTACAACATTCAGCCGTGGCGCTTCGCCTACAGCAAGCACGGTTCCGACAGCTGGGAGAGCTATCTGGAGTTTCTGATCGACTTCAACCGCGGCTGGGCGCAGCACGCCTCGGCGCTGGTGGTGATCGTCTCCAAAACCACCAGCCTGAACGGCGAGCGGCTGGTGGACAATCCGACTCATGCGTTTGATACCGGCGCCGCCTGGGCCAACCTGGCGCATCAGGCGCACCTGAAAGGCTGGCTGACCCACTGCATGAGCGGCATCCACCACGATAAGATCAAAGCGGCGCTGCAGCTGCCGGACGACTATGCGGTGCACGCCATGGTGGCGATCGGCAAACCGGGCGACAAAGCTCGCCTGCCGGATTTTCTGCAGGAAAAAGAAACGCCGTCGGGTCGTCTGCCGCTCGGCAAGACCGTCAGCGAAGGGCTGAACTTCACGCTGTGA